A stretch of Plasmodium knowlesi strain H genome assembly, chromosome: 1 DNA encodes these proteins:
- a CDS encoding DNA repair protein RAD14, putative, whose translation MAHSDDSQNEREEANYNTILYEQNLKDEIDYYAEELPHINFYLKFQRKNFLQEFLQEVLVLPSGIRSDGDQAGQREGTAITVDESKEVAIQVEEREDTTILIGESKDTTTPGEGSARDNAIRRDVEIEEVLNDGGFYVEDDSGGEEPPYGEPLLEKPLLEQPYFVPTPEHHYEDGNLRDNLLRLTEGSGVCSGKSDLTHLNESDETIKYINDIFQKNKHKFLFSVERQIENKEELILQEYCFLCNKKKKLNKPLCAVNIYICYDCKVQDSNFKMISLSKLVRKYCLNNYDLSKYEKQLALLCTKNPRGYSKQMKLYFVFQIKEIAIRKHGSMEKVKEMYTSKMLKAFRNTQRTVQSSKKRKNLHRMIKPQTIYSKKVKKAEEEKIICDNSEHEFDSPTCTNMEDSLYVKKCRKCAYQVEYMQF comes from the coding sequence ATGGCGCATAGCGATGATTCGCAAaacgaaagggaagaagcgaATTACAACACCattttgtatgaacagaaCCTAAAGGACGAAATAGACTACTACGCGGAAGAGTTACCCCACATAAACTTTTATTTGAAATTCCAAAGAAAGAACTTTTTGCAGGAGTTCCTACAGGAGGTTCTGGTGTTGCCAAGTGGGATCAGATCGGATGGGGATCAGGCAGGGCAAAGGGAAGGCACAGCTATTACCGTGGATGAAAGCAAGGAGGTGGCCATCCAGGtggaggaaagggaagacacgACTATCCTGATAGGGGAAAGCAAAGACACTACTACCCCCGGGGAGGGAAGTGCCCGCGATAATGCAATTCGGCGAGATGTGGAAATAGAGGAGGTTTTGAATGACGGGGGTTTTTACGTGGAGGACGACTCCGGGGGGGAGGAACCCCCATACGGAGAACCCCTTTTGGAGAAACCGCTCTTAGAGCAGCCATATTTTGTACCGACCCCAGAACATCACTACGAAGATGGCAACCTGAGGGATAACCTACTGAGGCTAACAGAAGGAAGTGGCGTCTGCAGTGGCAAAAGCGATCTAACCCACCTGAACGAAAGCGATGAAaccataaaatatataaatgatatttttcaaaaaaacaaGCATAAATTCCTGTTCAGCGTGGAGCGGCaaatagaaaataaagaagagcTTATTCTACAAGAATATTGCTTTttatgtaataaaaaaaagaaattaaacaaaCCCCTATGTGCAgtaaacatatacatatgctaCGATTGTAAAGTGCAGGATAGTAACTTCAAGATGATATCCCTAAGCAAGTTGGTAAGGAAATATTGCCTGAACAATTATGATTTGTCCAAGTACGAAAAGCAGCTAGCTCTTTTATGTACGAAGAACCCACGTGGATACTCCAAACAAATGAAGCTATACTttgtttttcaaataaaagaaattgctATACGCAAGCATGGATCcatggaaaaagtgaaagagaTGTATACGTCGAAAATGTTAAAGGCATTTAGGAATACACAACGAACTGTTCAGTCGTCGAAGAAACGGAAGAACCTACACAGGATGATCAAACCTCAGACCATTTACAGCAAGAAGGTTAAAAAGgcggaggaggaaaaaattatttgcgATAACAGTGAACACGAGTTCGACTCCCCAACGTGTACCAACATGGAGGATTCCCTTTACGTGAAGAAGTGCAGGAAGTGCGCCTACCAGGTGGAGTACATGCAGTTCTGA
- a CDS encoding 60S ribosomal protein L34, putative has protein sequence MAQRVHYRKHNHYNTKSNKVRPVRTPGGRLTIHVVKKKAGKPKCADCKMAIQGVKALRPADNRRARKKDRKVSRAYGGSICAKCIRERIMRAFLFEEQKCVRQVLKEKKKQEKKVKKVKKEKKKSTTKDAKKATTDNKKVKKVADKRKGR, from the exons atggcaCAACGAGTTCATTATCGTAAACACAATCACTACAACACCAAGTCGAACAAAGTGAGGCCCGTAAGGACGCCCGGGGGAAGGTTAACAATCCATGTAGTGAAGAAGAAGGCCGGAAAGCCAAAATGCGCCGACTGTAAAATGGCCATTCAGGGG GTTAAGGCCCTTCGACCAGCAGACAACCGCCGAGCGAGGAAAAAGGATAGAAAAGTTTCCAGGGCCTATGGAGGCTCCATATGCGCCAAGTGCATTCGAGAAAGAATCATGAGAGCCTTCCTTTTTGAGGAGCAGAAATGTGTTCGACAAGtattgaaggaaaagaagaaacaggagaaaaaggtgaagaaagttaaaaaggaaaagaaaaaatcaacaaCCAAGGATGCAAAGAAAGCTACAACTGATAACAAGAAGGTTAAGAAGGTCGCTGATaagcgaaaaggaagatga
- a CDS encoding 50S ribosomal protein L1, mitochondrial, putative, producing the protein MRRLLVLQPQVGKGGFQPKEPFSKFRRWKKYIPFYDVKKRHKQRTGSEEINEVENINASGVTKSDTQSSWNEHINGETNQHLRCENLVPPISPMKGLKLLLSCRHVQSRYHDKSDDASPMESTGNEEKINFNLIIKIDIKRESLRGMCNLPHSVDRNKKILVLVDEDHQSLKKAGADYVGLEYINRIKNGWLDFHICLSDFKNINKILPVAKILGPKKLMPNVKSNTLVHNLVDAILSIKSGNRIEYRSEQVDAETFDLFNHIYQFRNVHLGSIANLSVNIASTEMNPYDTLENIKCFVTEILKCNVHSSHMEKDAKVTFTWPPITCKRKKKKMLHLQGGNPLLLGGDQNSESFILGAYVTVPGIPKIFLHPQLLLPHSDGYSV; encoded by the coding sequence ATGAGGAGACTGTTGGTGTTGCAACCCCAAGTGGGGAAAGGGGGGTTCCAACCGAAGGAacctttttccaaatttcgAAGATGGAAAAAGTACATTCCCTTTTATGATGTGAAGAAGAGGCACAAACAAAGGACGGGgagtgaagaaataaatgaggtggaaaatataaacgcAAGTGGAGTTACTAAAAGCGATACACAATCCAGTTGGAATGAGCATATAAACGGAGAGACAAATCAACACCTTAGGtgcgaaaacctcgttcccCCTATAAGCCCTATGAAGGGATTAAAGCTTCTCCTAAGCTGTAGACATGTACAAAGTAGGTATCACGATAAAAGTGATGATGCCTCCCCCATGGAGAGTACCGGCAATGAGGAAAAGATTAACTTTAATTTAATCATCAAAATTGATATAAAGAGAGAATCCCTGAGGGGCATGTGTAACCTTCCTCACAGCGTAgacagaaataaaaaaatattagtCTTAGTGGATGAGGATCATCAATCCTTGAAGAAAGCAGGAGCAGATTATGTAGGGTTAGAATACATTAACAGAATAAAAAACGGATGGCTAGATTTCCACATATGCCTGTCCGATTTTAAGAATATCAATAAAATCCTTCCGGTTGCAAAAATATTAGGACCGAAGAAGTTAATGCCAAATGTTAAATCGAATACTTTGGTACACAACCTGGTGGACGCCATCCTTTCTATTAAAAGTGGGAATAGAATTGAGTACCGAAGTGAACAGGTAGATGCAGAGACCTTTGATTTGTTCAATCACATCTACCAGTTTAGAAATGTGCATTTGGGCTCTATAGCCAATCTCAGTGTTAATATTGCTTCTACCGAAATGAACCCGTATGACACGCTAGAAAATATCAAGTGCTTCGTCACAGAAATTTTGAAGTGCAATGTGCACTCAAGTCACATGGAGAAGGATGCCAAGGTCACCTTCACATGGCCACCCATCACATgtaagaggaagaagaagaagatgctGCACCTGCAGGGAGGCAATCCCCTCCTCCTCGGTGGGGATCAGAACTCCGAGTCCTTCATCCTTGGGGCCTATGTCACCGTACCTGGCATcccaaaaatatttctccacCCGCAACTCCTTCTACCCCATTCGGATGGCTACTCCGTCTAG
- a CDS encoding cell division cycle ATPase, putative, translating into MKGEKMQPPSPPRKALLSFSHVIIIILLFIAQPAHQIGLRKDTRFMLGSANHQSRSPFVKRTKISNSIFFPLGRKRGKFTSISSDVFKDDSSHRRVKDEWKSYVVNVNSSQKDNHQGGCKVLKEEKQSSSVEIVADGRSTSNENSRLGDETNYRCASIERTSQGKAPSEEQMHILQNNLIEGLISKFWPFGEHKDDARKKEEGDSTGSGYGGSGNPPDPDKNPWSSNQSTEKQSDEPSSEEGPSRQTHRPSRGTDHDKETNFLLKALDTGKFKSYCLVENIDENIDNCEIYMSKEKMEELNLSEGFTVLLKGKKKKEMLAVTKLDRRLNKHFVVISFAMKKNLRLMHNDIIKIYPLVKVSPLRNVVLSPFSDTVGGLSKRELEEEVIKPYLKGSFKPLCENTNLYISHKGKKIEFRVVKLMKEGEEGKNEKEQDKSDGMSGGITHEGRVDIPTSQQYGYVGDNAIITLDDEYLNREDYEEHTDDITYEDLGGMKKQLNKIRELIELPLKYPEIFISIGISAPKGVLMHGIPGTGKTSIAKAIANESNAYCYIINGPEIMSKHIGESEQKLRKIFKKASEKTPCIIFIDEIDSIANKRSKSTNELEKRVVSQLLTLMDGLKKNNNVLVLAATNRPNSIDPALRRFGRFDREIEIPVPDEQGRYEILLTKTKKMKLDADVNLRKIAKECHGYVGADLAQLCFEAAIQCIKEHVHFLDLDEEDFIEFMKISVDERGGSGGVGNNMEGNNLLPSGEEQEKKKKKRGFFFQREESKSVDTSAKLGGSGGKANSSNKGTEGFDSRTKKIPPYILNKLTIKAKHFQHALNICNPSSLRERQVQIPTVTWDDIGGMQEVKEQLKETILYPLEYKHLYTKFNSNYNKGILLYGPPGCGKTLLAKAIANECNANFISVKGPELLTMWFGESEANVRDLFDKARAASPCIIFFDEIDSLAKERNSNNNNDASDRVINQILTEIDGINEKKTIFIIAATNRPDILDKALTRPGRLDKLIYISLPDYKSRYSIFKAILKNTPLSEDVDLHDMAKRTEGFSGADITNLCQSAVNEAIKETIHLINQRKAEKGGARTQGADEHYDPVPTLAKKHFELAFKNARISIRPEDVLKYERFKEKLSLQNFE; encoded by the coding sequence atgaaaggagaaaaaatgcaacctccttcccccccccgaaAAGCGCTCCTGTCCTTCTCTCATGTCAttatcatcatcctcctctTTATCGCCCAGCCTGCACATCAAATTGGATTAAGAAAGGACACCCGCTTTATGCTCGGAAGTGCAAACCACCAAAGTAGGTCTCCTTTTGTtaagagaacaaaaatttccaattcaatttttttccctctaggaaggaaaaggggaaaattcaCTTCCATTAGTAGCGACGTTTTTAAAGATGATTCGTCTCATAGGAGAGTAAAAGACGAATGGAAGAGTTACGTGGTCAATGTGAACTCTAGTCAGAAGGATAACCACCAAGGGGGTTGTAAAGTGCTCAAGGAGGAGAAACAATCGTCCTCGGTAGAAATCGTTGCTGATGGAAGAAGTACGAGTAACGAGAACAGTCGTCTTGGTGATGAAACAAATTATAGGTGTGCGTCCATTGAGCGAACAAGCCAAGGAAAGGCACCCTCGGAGGAGCAAATGCATATATTGCAAAATAATCTGATTGAAGGACTCATCAGCAAATTTTGGCCATTCGGAGAACACAAGGACGATGCGcgtaagaaggaagaaggagattCCACAGGGAGTGGGTATGGAGGAAGTGGAAACCCCCCAGATCCAGACAAGAACCCATGGTCATCAAACCAGTCGACGGAGAAGCAGTCAGATGAACCTTCCTCAGAGGAGGGACCCTCAAGACAGACGCATCGGCCCAGTAGAGGGACTGACCATGATAAGGAAACCAACTTCCTACTAAAGGCACTGGATACGGGAAAGTTCAAATCCTACTGTCTCGTCGAAAATATTGACGAGAACATAGATAATTGCGAAATATATAtgagtaaggaaaaaatggaggagttAAACCTAAGTGAGGGGTTCACCGttcttttaaaaggaaagaagaaaaaggagatgTTAGCTGTTACAAAACTAGACAGAAGGTTAAATAAACATTTCGTGGTTATCTCCTTTGCCATGAAGAAGAACCTGAGACTCATGCACAACGATATTATTAAGATATACCCATTAGTGAAAGTAAGTCCATTGAGAAATGTTGTGCTTAGCCCCTTTAGTGACACCGTAGGAGGGTTAAGTAAGAGAGAGTTGGAGGAGGAGGTAATAAAGCCATATCTAAAAGGGAGCTTCAAACCGCTGTGTGAGAATACCAACTTATACATCTCAcataaagggaagaagatcGAGTTTAGGGTTGTGAAGTTGATGAAGgagggagaggaaggaaaaaatgaaaaggaacagGACAAGTCGGATGGAATGTCGGGTGGAATTACTCATGAAGGACGAGTGGACATTCCTACCTCCCAGCAGTACGGCTACGTAGGTGACAATGCCATCATCACGCTGGACGACGAATACCTGAACAGAGAAGATTACGAAGAGCACACAGATGACATTACCTATGAGGATCTAGGAGGGATGAAGAAGCAattgaataaaataagagaACTTATTGAATTACCACTAAAGTACCCAGAAATATTTATCAGTATAGGAATATCTGCTCCCAAGGGGGTACTTATGCATGGAATTCCAGGGACAGGAAAGACATCGATCGCTAAGGCAATTGCTAATGAAAGTAATGCGTACTGTTACATTATCAATGGACCAGAAATTATGTCGAAGCACATAGGTGAATCTGAGCAGAAGTTACGGaagatttttaaaaaagctaGCGAGAAAACACCATGTATTATCTTCATAGATGAAATTGATTCCATCGCAAATAAAAGGAGCAAAAGTACCAACGAGTTGGAGAAGAGAGTCGTTTCACAATTATTAACTCTCATGGATggcttaaagaaaaataataacgtGTTAGTTCTGGCTGCCACCAACAGACCCAATTCCATTGATCCTGCTTTAAGGCGTTTCGGTCGTTTTGATAGAGAAATAGAAATACCTGTTCCAGATGAACAGGGTAGATACGAAATTCTACTAACtaaaacaaagaaaatgaagttaGATGCAGATGttaatttaagaaaaatagcTAAGGAATGCCATGGATATGTCGGTGCAGATCTTGCACAGCTGTGTTTTGAAGCAGCCATTCAATGTATCAAGGAACATGTGCACTTTTTGGATCTGGATGAGGAGGATTTTATCGAATTTATGAAAATAAGTGTTGATGAGCGGGGGGGTAGTGGTGGGGTTGGTAACAATATGGAAGGAAATAATCTATTACCTAGTGGAGAGGagcaggagaagaagaaaaagaaaaggggtttctttttccaaagggaagaatcGAAATCGGTTGATACTTCGGCCAAGTTGGGGGGGTCAGGCGGAAAGGCAAATTCCTCCAACAAAGGTACAGAAGGATTCGACAGTAGGACGAAGAAAATCCCACCCTACATTCTTAACAAATTAACAATAAAAGCAAAGCATTTCCAACATGCACTGAACATTTGCAACCCGAGTTCGCTTAGAGAAAGACAAGTCCAAATCCCCACCGTGACGTGGGATGATATCGGAGGAATGCAGGAGGTAAAGGAACAACTGAAGGAAACTATTTTGTACCCTCTGGAATATAAACACCTGTACACTAAATTTAATTCTAATTACAATAAGGGTATATTGCTTTATGGCCCCCCCGGTTGTGGGAAAACATTATTAGCCAAAGCAATTGCTAATGAATGCAACGCAAATTTCATTTCTGTGAAAGGACCAGAATTGTTAACCATGTGGTTTGGTGAGTCGGAGGCTAATGTACGAGACCTGTTTGATAAAGCACGCGCAGCTTCTCCGtgcattattttcttcgATGAAATAGATTCACTAGCAAAGGAACGCAACAGTAACAATAACAACGATGCAAGTGACAGAGTCATCAACCAAATTCTCACAGAAATTGAtggaataaatgaaaaaaaaactattttcATAATCGCTGCGACAAACAGACCAGATATTCTTGACAAGGCTCTCACGAGACCAGGCCGTCTAGACAAgctcatatatatttctctACCAGATTATAAAAGTAGATATAGTATTTTTAAAGCCATTTTGAAGAACACACCCCTTAGTGAGGATGTAGATCTTCATGATATGGCAAAACGGACTGAAGGATTTTCGGGTGCGGATATTACCAACCTGTGTCAAAGTGCTGTGAACGAAGCCATTAAGGAAACCATCCATCTGATTAACCAAAGGAAGGCGGAGAAAGGAGGTGCACGAACGCAGGGTGCGGATGAACACTATGATCCCGTGCCTACCCTCGCCAAGAAGCACTTCGAATTGGCATTCAAAAATGCCCGCATTTCCATTAGGCCAGAGGATGTCCTCAAGTACGAGCGCTTTAAGGAGAAGCTCTCCCTTCAGAACTTCGAATGA